The DNA sequence AGCTCCTTCGCCAGGGCGCGATCCCGCTTGCGGTAGGCGACGCCGTTGTTGCCGGCGGTGGTGACCGTCGCGCCGTCGAGACGCGAGAGCGTGAACCAGCGTGCCTGATCCGGGGAGAGGTTGGCCTGCGGCACCTCGTGGTGGCGCGGATCCTCCTGGCTCAGTGAATGCTTGAGGCCCTTGATCAGCCAGTTCAGCTTGCGCACCTTGTTCAGGCGCCCGCCCACATCCTTCATCGGCACGCCCGGCGCGCCCGAGGACGGCGGCAGCTCAGAGGAGGAGGAAATGACGACGGCATCCGGGTAGTTCTTGCGGATTTCGGCGATGCGCGGCAACGAGGTCTCAAGGATGTCGAAGAGCTGGTCCGGGCCCGCGAGGAAGTCACGCATGGACTCCAACTGGATCGCGAGCGTGGAGTACTCCATGCACATCAGGTGCTTGAAGGTGGACTTGCGCAGGCTCGTGATGATGCCCTCGATGGGGCCATCAAAGTTCAGTGCCGCGACGATGAGGCGGTTGCGCAGGTGGAAGTACGCCTGCCAGTCAATCGCATCGTCCTTATCGGTCCAGGCCATGTGCCAGATGGCCACGCCCGGCCACGTCACCGTCGGGAATCCCTTCTTGGCGGCGCGCAGCGAATACTCCGTGTCGTCCCACTTGATAAACAAGGGCAGGGGCTGGCCGTTCGCCTCCGCGACGACGCGGGGGAACATGCACATCCACCAGCCGTTGTAATCCACATCGATGCGGCGGTGCAGGTCGCGGGAGTTAATCGCGTCCGGATCCTTCGCGTCACGCGGATCCCCGAGGTAGTTGAGCGGGTAGGTGGCGAAATCGTGATCCTCCACCGAGTGCGGGGCCTTGCCCCACATGAAGTCGGTGCCGCCGACGATCTCACCCATGGTGCGCAGCTGGCTACGTTCCTGCAGGTTGAGCATCTGACCGCCGATGATGATCGGGCTGGCCGCGTAACGGCCGACCTGGATCGCGCGGAGGATCGACTCCGGCTCGATGGCGATGTCATCATCCATGTACAAAATGAACGGGGATTGCGCCGCACCAGCCGCGCCATCACCCAGTGCCTCAAACATGATGCGCGAGTAGCCACCCGAGCCGCCGAGGTTGCCCTGGCGGAACTCGTGGAAACGCTCACCGAAGTGGGCGACAGCCTCGTCGTAGCCGGGGAAATCCGCCGGATGCTGATTACCCTGATCGGGCATGATGACGGCATCAATCGCGGCGTCGACAAGCGGATCCTCCGCCAACGCCTGCAAGGCGGCAACCGCATCGGCCGGACGGTTAAACGTCGGGATACCGACGGTGGCGCGCTTCTCAAAGGGGCCAACCTGCGTGCCATCCGGCATCGTCTGCGGGCCCGGCTCCTGGTCGGCGTACCAGCCGGCCTCAGTGATCGTCGTATCCGTCTCCGCCGTCACGTCGAACCACAGCCAGCCACCATCCTCAAAATGGGACAGCGGGATGGAAAACTCCACGACATCATCAACAACCAACTGGCCATCGACGGACACCCGAGTGCCATCAATCTTCGAGCGATACACATCCACGCTCGCGGTACCGGCCACCTTCATCCGCAGCAGCACATGATCCAGCTGCGACCAGCGGCGCCAATAGCTCGCGGGGAAAGCGTTGAAATAGGTCTCAAAAGAAGCCTCTGCACCGGCCGGGACCGTGACGGTCACCCGATCGGACCAGGTCAGGCGATCCTTGTTTTGCTCCGCCTCGAGCAGGTAGAGGCTGCGCACATCATGTGGCTCGCCACGCTTGGGCAGCAAAATTCGCTGCAACATCTCGCGCACGTTCTGGGTTCCGGTCTGGTTCACGTCCGTCAACTCTGCCTTTCGACTATTCATCTCCCGACTAAGGGTAGTGCGCGGGACCAACTTTTCGCGTCACACACGCACCGTACCTGCGTACCATCGCGTTCATGAGAAGCCGAATCCTGCTCGTCCTCGTGGCCTTGGGCTTTATCGTGGCTACTTCTCCCCTGCTTATCGACGCCGCCCCGCCCGCCACCGCCCAGTCCACCTCGACGTCCGCACAGGTCGACATCATCGACCTGGCCGGCGAACTCTCCCCCGGCGATGTGGACCTGCTCACCACCCAAACCGCCGACATCACCCTCCCCGCCGAGGTCACCGCGGTGGACTACCTGCTCTTCGCCACCAACGACGAGCTGCTCAATGACACCGTCTTGGACTACGCCAAGCAAGAACGCCCCGACCTCATGTCCGCCGACGGAGCCAAGTGGGCGCCGGGCCACCTCATCGTCGCCGTGGGCCTGGATCCAAAGAAGATGGGCGTGTACTGCGGCGATGACGTATGCGCCGCGATTGGCCTCTACGATTCCGGCCGCCTCGACGGCATCCTCGACCGCATGGAACCCCCGCTCAAGGATGGCAACTGGGCCGCCGGCCTGCTGCAAGGTGCGATCGCGGCGGGTGATCCAACAGCCACCCGCACCAACGACGGTGGCGGCTCGGGCGACAACACGGGCCTCTACCTCGCTGCCGGGCTCACCGGCGTCGGCGGCGTCGCCGCCCTCGGCCTCGGCGGCGCCCTGGTCGCCCGCACCCGCAGGGAGAAAGCCGCGACCGCCCGCTCCCAATTCGATGACCTGCAACGCGACTACGGCCGGGTAGCCCAAGAGCTCCCCGCCATCGACGTCCGCGCCAACTCACTGACCTCACCCCTGGCCAACGATGCCCTGAGGCGCCAGTGGGCAGAAGTCCGCGACGGATTCCTCGCCGTACACTCCGACATGGACTCCCTCGGCGATCTCCGCGCCTCCTCCGATGACAAGCAGTTCCGCTCCCACGCAGCACAGATCTCCAGCGCCCACGAGAAGCTCACCCGCCTGACAATGGCCGAAGAGAACATCGACACACTGGCCAGTATGGAGCACGGCGACGCTTCCGTCCGCCGCCAAGAGTTGAGCACCCTCCACGAGGACATCCTCGAGGCGCTCGCCGCCGAACCCGAGTCCGATCTGGTTCCCCAGCTCGAGGAACTTGGCCGAGATGTCCTTGCGCTGCGCGAGGACCTGGAGGCGCCGAACTTCATGGACCGCTTCGCCGACCTGCTGACCAGGCATCGCGTCCTCGTCGAGGCAGCTACTCAGCGCCTCTACGACGCTTCCGACGTCGAGGCCTCCGACGAACATCACGCTCCGGCCCTGTGGGAGTCTTCGTGGCGGCCGGGGTATGGCTTCCAGGGCTACGTGCCTTTCCTCATCACCAGCTCGTGGCACCACCAGGACGTCCAGGCGCACACTGCCGCCACGTCTTCGTCTTCGGCAACGACCGGCTACTCCAGCTCCGGGTTCTCCGGCGGGGGCGGCTCGCGCGGGTTCTAGGGGTACACAGATTCTCTAGAATGCGTCAGCCCATCGCTCGCGACCTGGTAAAACGTCAGGAGGGCACACGCATTCTAGAGAATTCTTGCACCTGTATTGCGGTTAAGCCGCCAGGGGCTCCGCGTCGTGGGCGAGGGGACGGATGTCGAGGTCCTCGAGGAGGCGACCAACGGCGGCTTCGAGCTCGGAGGCCAGCTGGCGGGCTGTGGTGAGGTCCATGCCGTCGGTGGTGGCGACGTCCCAGTGGACGTAGCGGCGGCCCGGCAGATCAGCGTCCTCGTCCATTCCGAGGTAGACGACCAGGTCGGGGGCGTCGAGGGTGCGGTCGTGGGCGCTCACTGCGGCGCCTGCAAGGCCGCGTTCGGAGATGACCCACTCAATGAGGTTGTCGTCGCGGTTTTCCGGGTGGGTGGCGGCGACGGAAGCGAGAACGCCGTTGCCGCTGAGGCTGCGGGCAAGGCCGGCGGCCAGGACGGCGACGGAGGCGGTGCTGCGGCTAACGAAGAGAATTTTCTTCCGCGGTGTTCCGACATCCCCGTGGGTCCAGGCGTGGTCCTCGATCTGCTCGGCGGCCTCGCGAGCGACGAGGACGGGCAAGAAGTCCGTCACCTTCGCGGTGGAGACGTGGCGGGCGATGATCTCGTCGAGGATGGAGTCAATAACGCGGACGTCGCAGGCGTGTCCGAAACGGGCGTAGAGGTCGCGGCGGACGGGGGCAAAAGAGGTGTTGTTCATGGCGAGTGCTCGCTTTCGTGTGCGGGGGCGGAAGGTTAATTCCTCCACCCCATTTGTTAACCTTTCGTTCACTTTACGTCAGGTTAGGCGAGCACTACAAGCACTTTCCAGCGCTTTCTCCATACAGGAAGCCATCACCGCAGGTCACAGCGGTTCATCTTTTGTTAACTTACGGGCGTGTCGGACCCGAAATCCCGGCTATTCGGCGACGAGGTTGAACATCCACAGCACGCCGAAGCGGTCACGCACTTGGCCGTAGAGGGAGCCCCACACCTGCTTTTCCAGGGGCATGTGGACTTCACCGCCCTCGGCGAGCGCCTCGAACCATTCCAGGGCAGCAGGCGTGGGCTGGTCAGATCCGATGCACAGGCTGCGGGAGGGGTTGCCGTCACCTTCGCCATCCGTGTCATCGCAGTCGGAGGCCATGAAGGTCCAGCCGTCGGCGGTTTCCAGGTGGGCGTGCATGATGCGCTCATCATCGTCCGGGACGCCAAAGTCGGCGCCCGTAGCGATGTCGAGCTTGCCACCGAAGATGGAGTGGTAGAAGGTCATCGCCTCACGGGCAGTGCCGAGGAACTGGAGGTAGGGATTGATCCACGTTGTCATGGTGTGATTCTAGGCCGAAACAATCGCCAGGTGGCGACAGAAACCGCGCTGCCGAGGATCACTCCGCCGAGAAGATCCGTCACCCAATGAACCCCCAGGTAAAGCCGGGTCCAGCAGATGGCAAGGACGCCGAACCACACCAGGGCCGTGGCGAAGCGGTGACACGGCCACCACCACAGGGTGAGCATCATGGCTAAGGCGGCGGCGCCGGTGGCGTGGCCGGAGGGGAAGGCGAAGTTGGTTTCCTCAATGAGGCGGCCGGCGACCGGAGGGCGCTCCCGCCCGATGACCGCTTTGAGCACGTGGCTCAACAGATTCGCGATGAGCACAGCCACCGGAGCGGCCACCCACCACAGCTGGCGGGTGCGCAGGATGCAGACGGCCGCGATGGCGATGGCCAGCAGGGCCATCGCGGTGGGACCGGTGAGGTGACTGAGGAGGGTGAGCACCGCGGACGTCGATTAGCTAGTTACCCAGCGTTGACGTTGGACTTTCCCAGCTCAACGACCAGTTCCCGCACGTGGGATTCAATGTCATCGGCGATGGCGCGGACCTCGTCGAGGGACTTGCCAGCGGGGTCAGCGATGTCCCAGTGCTCGATGCGGTCACCGGGAATGCCGGGGAGTTCATCGACACCCATGAGGACAATGACGCTGGAGCGGTGAACCGTGCGGGGCACGATTTCCTTCTGGTACAGGTGGGCATTGGGGATGCCGCGCTCCTCGAGCACCTCGATGACCTGCGGGTCAATGCCGCCGGTGGGATTGAGGCCAACGGAGCGGACGAAGACACGATCGCCGACTGCCTGGTTCATGATGGCGGAGGCAAGCTGGGAGCGGCCAGCGTTGCGCTCGCACACGAAGAGGACCTCGGGGCGGGCGGTGCCGCTACGACCAGCGGCTTCGGCGCGGGTTTCCAACTCCTCGGAGACTTCGCGCTCGACGATGACGGGCAGGAAAGTGTCGATCTTGGCGCGGGCTTCGGCCTCCGCGATGGTGCGGTCGACGAGGTCATCGATGGTGCCGGCGTAGAAGTACTGCCCGTAGCGGCGGTGCATGTCTTCGCGGACGATGGCATAGCGATCGTTGGTGGTGCCCATGGTGTGTCACGCCTCCCGGGGAGTGCTGTTTCTATGTTGTTAACCTGTTGTTAACTTTAGTGCACCCCGGGGGCTGCGACAAGTCGCGACAGGCAGTTTTTAGTGCCCGCGCTCCTGCTCAAGAGCCACGCCCTCATCAAAGAATGGCACCAGCTTGTTCTCGAACATCGTCAGGGCCGACGCAATGGCCATGTGCATGTCCAAGTACTGATACGTGCCCAGGCGACCGCCGAAGAGCACCCGCTGATCCCGGGCCTCGGCAGCGGCGAGCTCGCGGTAGGCCAGGAGCTTCTCCCGGTCGTCGGGAGTGTTGATGGGGTAGTACGGCTCGTCGCCTTCCTCGGCGAAGCGGGAGTACTCCTTCATGATGACGGTCTTGTCCTTGGGGTACACCCCCTCACGCTCGGGATGGAAGTGACGGAACTCGTGGATGCGGGTGTAGGGAACCTCGGCATCGTTGTAGTTCATCACCGGGGTGCCCTGGAAATCGCCCGTCTCCAGGACCTCGGTCTGGAAATCGAGGGTGCGCCAGCCAAGCTCGCCAGCGGAGTAATCGAAGTAGCGATCGAGCGGACCGGTGTAGATAACCGGCGCCTCCGGCGAGGCCGCGCGCAGCTCTTCCCGGACGGTGAACCAGTCGGTGTCCAACACGACATCGATGAGCTCATGATCCGCCATCCGCTGCAGCCAGGCCGCGTAGCCATCGACGGGCAGACCCTCGTAGGTGTCATTGAAGTAGCGGTTATTAAAGGTGTAGCGCACCGGCAGGCGCGTGATGTTCGCGGCCGGGAGGTTCTTGGGATCGGTCTGCCACTGCTTGGCGGTGTAATCACGGATGAACGCCTCGTAGAGGGGGCGGCCGATGAGCGAGATCGCCTTCTCCTCCAGGTTGGTGGCATCGGCAGAATCGATCTCGGCGGCCTGCTCCTTGATCAGCTCCCGCGCCTCATCGGGCGAGTAGTAACGGTCGAAGAACTGGTTAATCAGACCCAGGCCCATGGGGAATTGGTAGGCGGTGCCGTCGTGCATGGCGAACACGCGGTGCTGGTAGCCCGTAAATTCCGTGAACTGGTTGACGTAGTCCCACACCTTCTTATTAGAGGTATGGAACAGGTGCGCGCCGTACTTGTGGATCTCAATGCCGGTGTCCGGCTCGGCCTCCGAGTAGGCGTTGCCACCGAGGTGCTCGCGGCGCTCGACGATGAGCACGCGCTTGCCCAGCTGAGTCGCCGCCCTTTCGGCCACGGTGAGGCCGAACAGGCCCGAGCCAACAACGATGAGGTCATAGGTTTCCGTCATGGAAGTCAGGCTAATCGACGCCCGCCTGCCCCGCGCAATGCGACACCGTCCAGGTCGCCGTGCGGCGACACTCCAGTCACATTGGTACCAATTGCCCCTACTATGTACTAGAGTTTACTAGCGACCCATCATGTAACACCTGTATCAGCAATCCTAGGGAGCCCCACCGTGCAGCAACGACGCCGAATCGCCACGTCCCGGCAAGCCAGCGTCAATCCGACGCTGGCTATCGTCCTGTCCCTCGCACTGGTCGTATCCGCCGCCTTCGGCGGCAACCAGATCCTCAAGACCCAAGAGGCAGGCGGCAACCCCATCGACGCCACCACGGCCACGGACTCCTTTGCCTCCGGCGCCAACGTGGTCGTCGAGGACGCCGCGATCTCCGCCCAATCAGGTGAACCCGGACCGCGCACCGTCAAGGAATTCGCCCGCGACGACCAGTTCTCCATGTTCGCCGTCACCTGGGAAGGCGACCGCGACATCGCCGCCTTCATCCGCGCCGAAAACGCCGACGGCTCCTGGAGCCCCTGGTACAGCGCCGAACCCATCGGCCTCGAAGACGGCAGCACCGCCAATGGCACCGACCTCATCTACGTCGAGCCGACCAACAAGGTCCAGGTCTCCGTCGCGGGTGTTGACATCATCGGCGACCAAACCGTCGACGTCACCGTGCCGGGCGAAGGCAACGCCGAACAGGCCGAAGCCGCTGCTCCGGCACCGGCACCCGAGTCGGCCCCCGAGTCGGCTCCTCAACCTGCACCCGCTCCCGCTGCTGCTCAGGTCGCTGCCACAGACAACAACAACGCCCCGGGCCTCGCCCCGCTGCCCACCAACTACGGCGACATCAAGCCCGTCGCTGATGTAGCCGGCCAAGACGACCTGAGCGTGGTGTTCATCGACGGTAACGCCGAGGAGGGCGGTATCGCCCTCGCGACCAACTCGACGACTTACGGCATGCCCAATGTCGTCAGCCGCGCTGGCTGGGGCGCTAACGAGAGCGTCCGGTGCAGCTCCCCGTCCTACGACAGCTTCACCCAGGCTGTCGCCGTCCACCACACCGCCGGATCGAACAATTACACCCAGGCACAAGCGGCGGGCATGATGCGCGGCATGTACGAGTACCACGCCAAGACTCTCGGCTGGTGCGACCTCGGATACAACGCCGTTGTGGACAAGTTCGGCACGATCTACGAAGGCCGCGCCGGTGGCCTGGACAAGTCCGTGCAGGGCGCTCACGTCGGTGGATACAACCACAACACCTTCGGCATCTCCATGATCGGTAACTACGACACCGCCGTGCCGTCCACCGCCCTCATCAACTCAGTGGGCGAGATGATCGGCTGGAAGGCCGCCGTCTCCGGTTTCAGCCCGATGGGAAGCAAGTCCTACACCCCGCGAGCCTTCTCCGGTAACAAGTACCCCGCCGGCAGGCCCATGACCCTGCCCAACGTGTTCGCGCACCGCGATGCGCAGGCCAATGCCTGCCCGGGCCAGTACGGCTACGCCCAAATGGGCAACATCCGCAGCATCGCGGAGAAGAAGTACCAGGAGATCAAGGGCGGAACAGCCAGCACTGGTTCCAACCCGATCATCACCAACCCGACGGTTCCGGGCAATCCCGTGGTTACTAACCCGAACCGTCCCGCCCCGCAGACCCTGCCTGCCCAGTTGAGCAGCGCCATCAACGGTGACACCGCTGCCATCTCCGGCATCGTGGGTACCCTCGCCGCCATCGCCATCGGCGCGGCTGTCGCCAACGGCTCCCTGCCCGGTGGAGTGAACAAGGTCGGCGATGTCGAGGTCATCCAGGGCCTCAAGATCGCAGACCTCAAGCCTTTCGCCGATACCGCCATCTCCCTGTCGGGCAACTCCGACATCGAGACCACGTGGAACCGCATTTCCACCACACTCGGCCCGGTGCTGGGCGCCTCCCGCGGCGGCATCAGCAACACCGGGGCCACCACCGGCATCTCGGCTATCGACGGCCTCCTGCAAGGCGCCGGCGGCGGCACCGGCAGCACCGACTACGCCGTATTCGACAACGGCATCATCCTCAACAACCAAGAGGTGGGCACCAAGGCCATCTGGGGAGTCATCGCCGATACGTGGGCTGGCCAGGGCTTCGACCTCGGCCCGCTCGGCCTGCCCACCAGCGAAGAATACGCCTCCGGCAACACCCTCCGGGTCGATTTCCAGGGCGGTTACATCACCTACGATCCCGCCACCGGCGCAGTCGATGTCAAGCTGACTTAGGCCCAGTCGACGGATCGATCAACGGCCTTGTTCCACAAGGCCACCAGTTGCTCCCGCTCCTGTGTCCCCCACGTCGGGGACCAGGAGCGATCTTGTTTTTGCAGCGACCTGACGTGGTCCAGCGAGCTCCAAAAACCGGCGCCGATGCCCGCAGCGTAGGCGGCACCCATGACGGTCGTCTCGATGTTGGCCGGCCGCACGACGCTCGATCCCAGGATGTCGGCCTGCAGTTGCATGAGAAGGTCGTTGGCCACCATCCCGCCGTCGACCCGCAGCTCATTGAGTGAGAGCCCCGAGTCCGCCACCATTGCTTCCACTACTTCTTTGGTTTGCAGGGCGGTGGCTTCGAGTGCCGCGCGGGCGATGTGGCGGCGGTCGGCGAAGCGGGTGAGGCCGACGATGACCCCGCGGGCGTCGGGGCGCCACCGCGGAGCGAACAACCCCGAGAAGGCCGGAACGATGACCACCCCGCCGTTGTCGTCCACCTGGGCGGCCAGCGTTTCGATCTCTTGGGCCGAGCGGATGATGCGCAGCTGATCGCGCAACCACTGGACCAGCGAACCGCCGACCGCGACGGATCCTTCCAAGGCGTAGACCGGCTTCTCACCCTCGATTTCGTACAGGACGGTGCTCAGCAGGCCGTGCTGGCTGATCATCGGCTCCAAGCCGGTGTTGAGCAGGAGGAACAGGCCGGTGCCGTAGGTGTTTTTCGCATCGCCTTCCGTGAAGCAGCCCTGCCCAAACATGGCGGATTGCTGGTCCCCGAGGATGCCGGTGATAGGGACCGCGCGCAGGGTGCCGCGGCGGCGGACCTGGCCGAAACGTCCCACCGATGGGCGGATCTCGGGGAGCATGCGGAGGGGAACGCCGACGGCGGCGCACAAATCGGGGTCCCATTGCCTCGTCCGCAAGTCCATGAGCAGGGTGCGGGAGGCATTGGTCACATCCGTGGCGTGCACCGCGGGCTGGCCCTCATCGCCGCGCGCGCCACCGGTGAGGTTCCACAGCAGCCACGTGTCCATCGTCCCGGCGAGCAACTCCCCCGCCTCAGCGCGTTGGCGCGCGCCCTCGACATGGTCGAGGATCCAGGCGATCTTTGGCCCCGCCGAGTAGGAATTGGCCAGCAGGCCCGTGCGTTCGAGCCAGCGCCGCGGGTCATCCCCCGCAATGCTCTCGGTGCGGGTGTCTTGCCACACGATGGCGTTGTAGATCGGCCGCCCCGTCGCTTTGTCCCACACCACCGTGGTTTCCCGCTGGTTGGTCACGCCGAGGGCGGCGAAGTTCTCCGGCGAGGTATCGATGCTGACCATCGCCTCAGAGACCGCGAGGCGGGTATTGGACCAGATTTCCATCGGGTCGTGCTCGACCCAGCCCTGCTGGGGCATGATTTGTTCATGCTCGAACTGAGCGGAGGAGACGACGTCACCTGCCTGGTTGACGATGACACAGCGTGTCGATGTCGTCCCCTGGTCAATGGCGACAACGTACGGCTTGTCCGGTGTTGCGTTCACGATTCAGAACCAGCGCTCGAGGACCTGTGCCAGGCCTTCTTCATTGTTGGTTGCCGTGACAAAGTCGGCGGCGTCCTTCACTGAATCGCGGGCATTGCCCATGGCTACCCCGAGTCCGGCCCATTGGAGCATCTCAATGTCATTGGGCATATCGCCCAGGCAGAGGACCTCGGATTGATCGACTCCGTGGAGCTCGGCGAGCGTGGATACCCCGAGGGCCTTGGTGACGCCGGGGGCGGCGACCTCCAGCAACCCGTCATTCATGGAATACGTGACGTGGGCGAGCAGGGGATCAATGAAGGGGAAAATCCGCTCGAACATCTCCGGCGCGGTGAGACCTTCGTGGCGCAGGATCATCTTCGCAGCCGGCTGGGAGATGACCTCGTGTTCGGGCAGCACGCCGAAGCCCTGCTCCTCCCAGGTTTGGAGGAATCCGGGAGAGATAACAAACATCTCTTCTTCGGGGTCGAAGGCGGATTGGCCGACCCGCTCACACCCGACGGCGACCCCGCCGACGTCGAAAAACGCTTCCTGCGCAGATTCCAGAACCTGACCCATGGTCTCCGGGTCGAGGACGTGAGAGCGCAGCACCCGGTCGGTAGCCGAGTCATAGAGGACCGCCCCGTTGGAGGTCACACACACCGGGCGCACCGTCAATTGATCCAGCACCGGGAAAATCCAGCGGTGCGGGCGGCCGGTGGCGAGGGCGACTTCGGTTCCCGCGTTGACTGCCCGGACAATGACATCACGCACCCGGGGGGTAACCCGGTCCTGGGAGTTGAGCAATGTTCCATCGACATCGCTGGCGACCAGTTTGGGTGCGTGATCCATAATCGTGTTATCGCTTCCTGAGCAGGTTTTTAAGGCGAGCGCTGAAGGTGCGGGCGTTGCCGAGGGCGGCGTCCGCGCGCTTGTTCAACCGCTCCGAGACTTTGGCTTCCTTGCGTTCCTTCCGCGCTGCACGCTCCTCGGCGTCGAGACGCGCGGCGTCGATAAGCGTCGGTGCGCTGCCACCCTCATCGGAAGGAATCCACGGCTCCCCGGACGGGAACGGACCGTAGGTCCGGGTGTAGTCATCGCGGACCACGTCCAGCAGCTCACTCATGACTGACTTGAGGCGCTCGGTGGCAACATCCGGATCCCCCGACGTAGCCACCGGCTCCCCGACGCGGATGAAGATCGGCGTGTTGCTCCGGCCGAGGTGCTTGGGCAGATCCTTCGTCCACACGCGCTGCGAACCCCAGATGACGACGGGCAACAGCGGGGCATCGGCCTCATCGGCAATGCGGACGGCACCGTTTTTGAAGTCCTTGAGCTGAAAGGCCCGCGAAATCGTCGCCTCCGGGAAAATACCCACGAGCTGACCACGGCGGAGCCGCTCAACTGCCTCGGTGCGGGAGGTCCCACCGGCGGCACGATCAACCGGGAGGTGATCCATCGAGCGCATGAGCTTGCCAATGACCGGGACCTTGAACACTTCCTGCTTCGACATGAACCGAACCAACCGGTGGCCACGCAGGAAGGCGGGAATGCCCGCGAAGATGAAGTCATAGAAACCGGTGTGGTTGATAGCCAGCAAAGCAGGCCCGGTGGTGGGAATGTTCTCCGCCCCGAACACCGTGATGGTCAGGCCCTGCGCCGACATGATGCGGCGCAGCAGGGGAATCATCACTCGGTTATAGGGGGCTTCCTTCGCCTCCTGCGGGTGGTCCGGCACGGTGGGCAGACCACGCGGGACATAGAAGCCGCTGCGGCGTTCAAATCGTTTGTTTCCGCTCATGACTACCTTTTCGGTTCGATGACGTCCTTGCCCACGAACGGGCGCAACGCCTCGGGGACGACGACGGAGCCGTCAGCCTGCTGATTGTTCTCCAGAATGGCGACGAGCCACCGAGTAGTGGCGAGGGTTCCATTGAGCGTGGCCACGACCTGCGCCTTGCCGTTTTCATCCCGGAAGCGGGTCTGCAACCGACGGCCCTGGAACGTCGTGCAGTTAGACGTAGAGGTGAGCTCACGGTAGGTCTCCTGGGTGGGCACCCAGCCTTCCGTATCGAATTTGCGGGCGGCCGAAGCACCGAGATCGCCACCGGCGATGTCAATAACGCGGTAGGGAACCTGCATGTCAGCGAGCATCTCCCGCTCCATGGCGAGCAGGGCCTGGTGCTGTGCTTCCGCTTCCTCGGGCTTGCAGTAGACAAACATTTCCACCTTGTCGAACTGGTGGACACGAATGATGCCGCGGGTGTCCTTGCCATAAGAACCGGCCTCCCGGCGGAAGCACGAGGACCAACCGGCGTACTTGAGCGGGCCGTTGCTCAGATCGATGATCTCGTCCTTGTGGTAGCCAGCCAGGGCCACCTCAGAGGTGCCGACGAGGTAGAGATCGTCGCGCTCGAGGTAGTAGATCTCCTCCGAGTGGTCACCCAGGAACCCGGTTCCCTGCATGATTTCTGGGCGCACGAGCACCGGGGG is a window from the Corynebacterium testudinoris genome containing:
- a CDS encoding N-acetylmuramoyl-L-alanine amidase — protein: MQQRRRIATSRQASVNPTLAIVLSLALVVSAAFGGNQILKTQEAGGNPIDATTATDSFASGANVVVEDAAISAQSGEPGPRTVKEFARDDQFSMFAVTWEGDRDIAAFIRAENADGSWSPWYSAEPIGLEDGSTANGTDLIYVEPTNKVQVSVAGVDIIGDQTVDVTVPGEGNAEQAEAAAPAPAPESAPESAPQPAPAPAAAQVAATDNNNAPGLAPLPTNYGDIKPVADVAGQDDLSVVFIDGNAEEGGIALATNSTTYGMPNVVSRAGWGANESVRCSSPSYDSFTQAVAVHHTAGSNNYTQAQAAGMMRGMYEYHAKTLGWCDLGYNAVVDKFGTIYEGRAGGLDKSVQGAHVGGYNHNTFGISMIGNYDTAVPSTALINSVGEMIGWKAAVSGFSPMGSKSYTPRAFSGNKYPAGRPMTLPNVFAHRDAQANACPGQYGYAQMGNIRSIAEKKYQEIKGGTASTGSNPIITNPTVPGNPVVTNPNRPAPQTLPAQLSSAINGDTAAISGIVGTLAAIAIGAAVANGSLPGGVNKVGDVEVIQGLKIADLKPFADTAISLSGNSDIETTWNRISTTLGPVLGASRGGISNTGATTGISAIDGLLQGAGGGTGSTDYAVFDNGIILNNQEVGTKAIWGVIADTWAGQGFDLGPLGLPTSEEYASGNTLRVDFQGGYITYDPATGAVDVKLT
- the glpK gene encoding glycerol kinase GlpK, with protein sequence MNATPDKPYVVAIDQGTTSTRCVIVNQAGDVVSSAQFEHEQIMPQQGWVEHDPMEIWSNTRLAVSEAMVSIDTSPENFAALGVTNQRETTVVWDKATGRPIYNAIVWQDTRTESIAGDDPRRWLERTGLLANSYSAGPKIAWILDHVEGARQRAEAGELLAGTMDTWLLWNLTGGARGDEGQPAVHATDVTNASRTLLMDLRTRQWDPDLCAAVGVPLRMLPEIRPSVGRFGQVRRRGTLRAVPITGILGDQQSAMFGQGCFTEGDAKNTYGTGLFLLLNTGLEPMISQHGLLSTVLYEIEGEKPVYALEGSVAVGGSLVQWLRDQLRIIRSAQEIETLAAQVDDNGGVVIVPAFSGLFAPRWRPDARGVIVGLTRFADRRHIARAALEATALQTKEVVEAMVADSGLSLNELRVDGGMVANDLLMQLQADILGSSVVRPANIETTVMGAAYAAGIGAGFWSSLDHVRSLQKQDRSWSPTWGTQEREQLVALWNKAVDRSVDWA
- a CDS encoding HAD family hydrolase, with translation MDHAPKLVASDVDGTLLNSQDRVTPRVRDVIVRAVNAGTEVALATGRPHRWIFPVLDQLTVRPVCVTSNGAVLYDSATDRVLRSHVLDPETMGQVLESAQEAFFDVGGVAVGCERVGQSAFDPEEEMFVISPGFLQTWEEQGFGVLPEHEVISQPAAKMILRHEGLTAPEMFERIFPFIDPLLAHVTYSMNDGLLEVAAPGVTKALGVSTLAELHGVDQSEVLCLGDMPNDIEMLQWAGLGVAMGNARDSVKDAADFVTATNNEEGLAQVLERWF
- a CDS encoding lysophospholipid acyltransferase family protein, with protein sequence MSGNKRFERRSGFYVPRGLPTVPDHPQEAKEAPYNRVMIPLLRRIMSAQGLTITVFGAENIPTTGPALLAINHTGFYDFIFAGIPAFLRGHRLVRFMSKQEVFKVPVIGKLMRSMDHLPVDRAAGGTSRTEAVERLRRGQLVGIFPEATISRAFQLKDFKNGAVRIADEADAPLLPVVIWGSQRVWTKDLPKHLGRSNTPIFIRVGEPVATSGDPDVATERLKSVMSELLDVVRDDYTRTYGPFPSGEPWIPSDEGGSAPTLIDAARLDAEERAARKERKEAKVSERLNKRADAALGNARTFSARLKNLLRKR
- the serS gene encoding serine--tRNA ligase, which gives rise to MIDLKFLRENPDVVRASQVTRGEDPGLVDELLAADEIRREAIQAADGLRSEQKSFGKKIGQAAPEDRPALLQGSNELKAKVKEAEEAQKSAEEKVNDIQMRLSNVVAGAPAGGEDDFVVLDTVGQPTTFDFEPKDHLELGTSLGLIDMERGTKVGGSRFYYLTGDGAFLQLGMMLLAAQKARAAGFQLMIPPVLVRPEIMQGTGFLGDHSEEIYYLERDDLYLVGTSEVALAGYHKDEIIDLSNGPLKYAGWSSCFRREAGSYGKDTRGIIRVHQFDKVEMFVYCKPEEAEAQHQALLAMEREMLADMQVPYRVIDIAGGDLGASAARKFDTEGWVPTQETYRELTSTSNCTTFQGRRLQTRFRDENGKAQVVATLNGTLATTRWLVAILENNQQADGSVVVPEALRPFVGKDVIEPKR